A single genomic interval of Gossypium raimondii isolate GPD5lz chromosome 11, ASM2569854v1, whole genome shotgun sequence harbors:
- the LOC105804641 gene encoding auxin-induced protein 22D, producing MVFEKDLNLDATELRLGLPGSSEESIRISNKRALPDMNDDSGVAAAKKCDQETAPPTKAQVVGWPPIRSYRKNSLQTKKTEAETGGMYVKVSMDGAPYLRKIDLKVYKGYPELFKAMEDMFKFKVGKYSEREGYNGSEFVPTYEDKDGDWMLVGDVPWEMFINGCKRLRIVRGSEARGLGCVV from the exons ATGGTGTTTGAGAAAGATCTTAACCTTGATGCCACGGAGCTCCGATTAGGCCTACCAGGCTCATCGGAGGAGTCTATTAGGATCAGTAACAAAAGAGCCTTGCCTGATATGAATGATGATTCTGGTGTTGCAGCTGCTAAAAAATGTGACCAAGAAACTGCTCCACCCACCAA GGCACAAGTTGTAGGGTGGCCACCGATCCGATCATACAGAAAAAACAGCCTTCAAACAAAGAAAACTGAGGCTGAAACGGGTGGAATGTATGTCAAAGTTAGCATGGATGGAGCTCCTTATCTTAGAAAGATTGATTTAAAGGTTTATAAAGGATACCCAGAATTGTTCAAGGCCATGGAAGACATGTTCAAGTTCAAAGTTGGTAAATATTCAGAAAGGGAAGGATACAATGGATCAGAATTTGTGCCTACTTATGAAGATAAAGATGGTGATTGGATGTTGGTGGGAGATGTACCATGGGA AATGTTCATTAATGGTTGCAAAAGGCTGAGGATCGTGAGAGGATCAGAAGCAAGAGGCTTGGGCTGTGTTGtatga